A window of the Deltaproteobacteria bacterium genome harbors these coding sequences:
- the yidC gene encoding membrane protein insertase YidC produces MSQELRALLAGALSLAVFLGWYYFFAPKALPPPTQSLTERSLESPIQKPESPTDFLQREKTSPEIVVSSLGNDLIQWEVSSYGGRIRKVLLNSYQQSVEKESPPIDMILSGKEAGPLIVCRDCNFVLPPDENYHLTTKTERELVYEAKGEGFVLKKIFRFAPDQYFFEVSAVMTNLSRDILTGQLGFSWQGTQKIQEKQGFFSFLKGPPDQRGFVYQIGGKLAHAGKKQEVIEERGNLSWIGLEDRYFLIALINRKISSESWGRLTSDAELLTGTLYPGAFSIPRNGTNEESFILYTGPKERERLKMLGVGLEKAVDYGFFSIFAIPILKLLILFNSFLKNWGLAIIFLTILVKLILNPLTVKSLKQMKEMQNLQPKLKEIREKYQNDKQRLNLETMQLFKNHKVNPLGGCLPMLIQMPLYIALYKVLYNSIELYHAPFFGFYRDLSAPDPYLILPVLLGIFMVLQQKMTPSGSADPAQRQMMMFMPILFTGFMLFLPLGLVLYIFVNTFMSVAQQFMYQRNLKVRDLPHLFKK; encoded by the coding sequence ATGAGTCAGGAACTTCGTGCCCTTTTGGCGGGCGCTTTATCTTTGGCGGTCTTCCTCGGTTGGTATTATTTCTTTGCCCCTAAGGCTCTTCCACCACCAACCCAATCGTTAACAGAACGGAGTCTTGAGTCTCCGATACAAAAGCCTGAAAGTCCGACTGATTTTCTCCAAAGGGAAAAAACCTCCCCAGAGATCGTTGTCTCTTCCCTTGGGAATGATCTGATCCAATGGGAGGTAAGTTCTTATGGTGGACGAATCCGCAAGGTGCTTTTAAACAGCTATCAACAGAGCGTCGAAAAGGAGAGCCCCCCAATCGATATGATTCTTTCTGGAAAGGAGGCGGGGCCCCTGATTGTCTGCCGCGATTGTAATTTTGTCCTCCCTCCGGACGAAAACTATCATCTTACCACAAAGACAGAGAGGGAATTGGTTTATGAGGCGAAGGGGGAAGGGTTTGTTCTGAAAAAGATTTTTCGATTTGCCCCGGATCAGTATTTTTTTGAGGTCAGTGCCGTCATGACCAATCTCTCGCGCGATATCCTGACAGGCCAACTGGGTTTCTCCTGGCAAGGGACACAGAAGATTCAGGAGAAGCAGGGATTTTTTAGCTTCCTGAAGGGTCCTCCCGATCAGAGGGGATTTGTCTACCAGATTGGGGGAAAACTGGCGCATGCAGGGAAGAAGCAAGAGGTTATTGAGGAGAGGGGAAATCTGTCATGGATCGGACTCGAGGACCGGTATTTCCTTATTGCCCTTATTAATAGAAAGATTTCGTCCGAAAGCTGGGGCCGGCTGACCAGTGATGCGGAATTGCTTACCGGAACCCTTTATCCAGGGGCCTTTTCTATCCCCCGAAATGGAACGAATGAGGAGAGCTTCATCCTTTATACGGGGCCGAAGGAGAGGGAGCGGCTCAAGATGTTGGGGGTTGGTCTCGAAAAGGCGGTCGATTATGGTTTCTTTTCCATCTTTGCCATACCGATCCTGAAGCTCCTTATCCTTTTTAATTCCTTTTTAAAGAATTGGGGCCTCGCGATCATCTTTCTCACAATCTTGGTGAAGCTCATTTTGAATCCACTGACTGTCAAATCGCTAAAACAAATGAAGGAGATGCAGAATCTCCAGCCAAAACTTAAGGAGATCCGGGAAAAGTATCAGAATGACAAACAGCGCCTGAATCTGGAAACAATGCAGCTTTTCAAAAACCATAAGGTGAATCCCTTGGGCGGCTGTCTTCCGATGCTGATCCAGATGCCGCTTTATATCGCCCTCTATAAGGTCCTTTATAATTCAATCGAACTCTACCATGCCCCTTTCTTTGGTTTTTACCGTGACCTTTCTGCCCCGGATCCCTATCTCATCCTTCCGGTTTTACTCGGGATCTTTATGGTCCTTCAACAAAAGATGACCCCCTCGGGTTCGGCAGACCCCGCCCAGCGTCAGATGATGATGTTTATGCCGATCCTTTTTACCGGCTTTATGCTCTTTTTACCCCTTGGCTTGGTTCTTTATATATTCGTCAATACTTTCATGTCGGTCGCCCAACAGTTTATGTACCAAAGAAACTTAAAAGTAAGAGACCTCCCCCATTTATTTAAAAAGTAG
- a CDS encoding beta-propeller domain-containing protein, translated as MKRRIIMKTKQLIGVIITTIIYAGCLVQGSGLPGPVPPDLKPDLVLSQLKTFSDDTELQDYLLQVDAIKNSDSSAADAETTGVSSEPAADAASSGNNAEITNNQESGVDEGGLVKNYKDLLIILRRGRLVTVQVGENGSLKKIDQEEVTPAGLDNNVWYDELLVHENRAIVIGYRYGVIPNKPYKRSATELNFFEISEEGSLSRLKTFFIESNDYYSWKNYAGRLLNGKLILYTPYASSSLLDSERHLQMPQLYIYEGEGKLTPQAPLFRPTDIFKPIQETSWPVLHSILICDLEESSRLDCEGKAFVASWPRELYISENHAYLFAGKGWSNNDKEANLLYSLSLDLSTSGVVQVKGFPLDQFSFSESEDGIDLLLMNFQRTSSGYEAKTTLTQIPFDAFDDLPSSLSRQKIIDLGGKPWVNRFSPTHLALGGDKFLTIVNRGTQEVTRLDTGMVVQRLELAGNRFVAIGPEGDQFDLDSNLRINLVDLDNTPKISDSITVPFFEGEWRSHGYAYHEGEFFDTFGLATQSIVEVGSCLEDVSSPDIFCWDGYEIIPSISFFNIDTDGSIEFSQTTGLQAFNEPSESCTTSCADWYGNTRPIFLEGRVFGLIGDELSSGMMDQDRQLKLKHHLNIFTGELL; from the coding sequence ATGAAACGGAGAATCATCATGAAGACAAAACAACTCATCGGGGTCATCATAACGACTATTATCTATGCAGGATGTCTTGTGCAGGGGTCCGGCCTTCCGGGACCTGTCCCACCGGACCTGAAACCCGACCTTGTCCTGTCACAATTAAAGACATTTTCTGACGACACTGAGTTGCAAGACTACCTGCTGCAGGTAGATGCCATAAAGAACAGCGATTCCTCCGCTGCAGATGCCGAGACAACGGGAGTATCGAGCGAACCGGCTGCCGATGCGGCGTCAAGCGGCAACAATGCCGAGATCACCAATAACCAGGAATCGGGTGTTGATGAAGGGGGGTTGGTCAAGAACTACAAGGATCTTCTGATCATCCTGCGTCGTGGCAGGCTTGTGACTGTCCAAGTCGGGGAAAACGGTTCTCTGAAGAAGATTGATCAGGAGGAGGTCACACCTGCCGGGCTTGATAATAACGTCTGGTATGATGAACTTCTGGTCCACGAGAATCGGGCGATCGTGATCGGCTATCGCTATGGTGTGATCCCGAACAAACCGTATAAAAGGAGTGCGACAGAGCTTAATTTTTTCGAGATCTCCGAAGAGGGAAGTCTCTCGCGTTTAAAAACCTTTTTCATCGAATCGAATGATTACTATTCCTGGAAGAATTATGCGGGACGACTCTTGAATGGGAAACTTATTCTTTATACACCGTATGCCTCTTCCAGCCTACTCGATTCTGAAAGGCACCTCCAAATGCCACAGCTCTACATTTATGAAGGGGAGGGGAAACTCACACCGCAAGCACCTTTGTTCCGGCCGACCGACATTTTCAAGCCGATCCAAGAGACAAGCTGGCCGGTTCTGCACTCGATCCTGATCTGCGATCTTGAAGAAAGTTCTCGCCTTGATTGCGAGGGGAAGGCGTTTGTCGCCTCATGGCCCCGTGAGCTCTACATCTCGGAGAATCACGCCTATCTCTTTGCGGGCAAGGGGTGGTCCAATAACGACAAGGAAGCGAATCTGCTCTACAGCTTATCTCTGGATCTCTCGACGAGTGGTGTTGTTCAGGTAAAAGGGTTTCCTCTCGATCAGTTTTCATTCAGTGAATCAGAGGATGGCATTGATCTCCTGCTCATGAACTTTCAACGGACAAGTTCTGGATACGAAGCGAAAACCACCTTAACACAAATCCCATTCGATGCCTTTGATGACCTCCCCTCAAGTCTTTCTCGTCAGAAGATAATCGATTTGGGGGGGAAACCATGGGTCAATCGATTCAGCCCGACGCATCTCGCCTTGGGCGGCGATAAATTTCTGACGATCGTTAACCGGGGAACTCAAGAGGTGACTCGTTTGGATACCGGCATGGTGGTCCAGAGATTGGAACTTGCCGGCAACCGATTTGTCGCTATCGGTCCAGAGGGAGACCAGTTTGATCTTGATTCCAACCTGAGGATTAACCTTGTTGATTTAGACAACACGCCAAAAATCTCCGATTCCATTACGGTTCCGTTTTTTGAAGGGGAATGGCGGAGCCACGGGTATGCCTATCATGAGGGGGAATTTTTCGACACTTTTGGTCTTGCAACGCAGTCCATCGTCGAGGTCGGATCCTGTCTGGAGGATGTCTCCTCTCCGGATATTTTTTGTTGGGACGGCTATGAGATCATCCCATCGATCAGTTTCTTTAATATCGATACTGACGGATCCATTGAGTTCAGTCAAACGACAGGGCTCCAAGCCTTCAACGAGCCATCCGAGAGTTGCACCACCTCTTGCGCTGACTGGTACGGTAATACCCGTCCGATATTTTTAGAAGGTCGGGTCTTCGGTTTGATCGGAGACGAACTCTCAAGTGGCATGATGGACCAAGACCGGCAACTCAAGCTGAAACATCACCTGAATATTTTCACTGGGGAGTTGCTCTGA
- a CDS encoding 2-C-methyl-D-erythritol 2,4-cyclodiphosphate synthase, producing the protein MRIGLGYDIHPLVAGRSLVIGGVKIPFEKGPIGHSDGDCLYHAIADALLGAAGLGDMGHYFPDTDPRWKDARSDIFLKEVRKLIRDRHLAIENIDVNIHLEKPTLKPHLAGMIQNISEHLGIEKERINIKAKRGEGLDAIGRGEAVAAQAIVLLKEGH; encoded by the coding sequence ATGAGAATCGGATTGGGATACGATATTCATCCTCTGGTAGCCGGGCGAAGTCTGGTCATCGGGGGAGTGAAGATCCCGTTTGAAAAAGGTCCGATCGGACACTCTGATGGAGACTGTCTTTACCACGCTATTGCGGATGCCCTGTTGGGGGCTGCCGGTTTAGGGGATATGGGTCACTACTTCCCCGATACCGACCCTCGCTGGAAGGACGCTCGTTCCGACATTTTCCTAAAAGAGGTGCGAAAACTTATTCGAGATCGTCACCTTGCTATTGAAAATATTGATGTCAATATCCATCTCGAAAAACCGACGCTCAAGCCTCATCTCGCTGGAATGATACAAAATATCAGCGAGCATCTTGGCATAGAAAAAGAGAGGATTAATATTAAGGCGAAACGGGGCGAGGGGCTCGATGCCATCGGTCGTGGAGAAGCGGTCGCTGCCCAGGCGATTGTCCTTCTCAAGGAAGGCCATTAA
- a CDS encoding cysteine--tRNA ligase, with amino-acid sequence MTLAIYNTFTRRKETFEPIKPGEVKMYVCGITSYDECHLGHARAAIVFDIVYRYLKYLGYEVSYVRNFTDVDDKIIKKANDAKTSCEAIAEKYIVSYSEAMAQLGVQSPTIEPRASQHIAEMLHLIDSLEKKGFAYVAGTDVVYPVRQFPGYGKLSHKKIDELESGARVDVDEKKKDPLDFVLWKGSKPEEPKWPSRWGEGRPGWHIECSAMSMKYLGESFDIHGGGRDLIFPHHENEIAQSEAVTGVSFVRYWIHNGFVNIDQEKMSKSLGNIRTIPEILKKWSPESVRLFLLSTHYRSPLNFTETSLSEAEEAVRRGYETLLRLKKHPEGETALPEPHLLSHFSKYMDDDFNSAQFIGTLFNKIRHLNSWLDKTPDVEAESRTDFFEQLKKIGSILGIFDKDPEQYLQAKKESRVSTLGLSPQEIEKKILARQEARSQKDWKAADVIRQELAQKGVELKDNPDGTTSWSVRATPQ; translated from the coding sequence ATGACACTGGCAATCTACAATACCTTTACTCGTCGGAAAGAAACTTTTGAACCAATCAAGCCAGGCGAGGTCAAGATGTATGTCTGTGGAATTACCTCTTATGATGAGTGCCACCTCGGACATGCAAGGGCTGCAATCGTCTTCGATATTGTTTATCGTTATCTAAAATATTTAGGTTACGAAGTGAGCTACGTTCGAAATTTCACGGACGTTGATGATAAAATTATCAAGAAGGCGAATGACGCCAAGACGAGTTGTGAGGCGATCGCTGAAAAATACATCGTTTCCTATAGCGAGGCGATGGCTCAGTTAGGAGTCCAATCTCCAACGATTGAACCCCGTGCCAGTCAACATATTGCCGAGATGCTGCATTTGATAGATTCCCTTGAGAAAAAAGGGTTTGCCTATGTTGCGGGAACGGATGTCGTTTATCCCGTTCGTCAGTTTCCTGGTTATGGAAAATTATCCCATAAAAAAATCGACGAACTCGAATCCGGCGCTCGAGTCGATGTCGACGAAAAAAAGAAAGACCCTCTGGATTTTGTTCTCTGGAAAGGATCGAAGCCGGAAGAACCGAAATGGCCTTCACGATGGGGCGAGGGGAGACCCGGTTGGCATATCGAATGCAGCGCCATGAGCATGAAATATTTGGGAGAGAGTTTTGATATTCATGGAGGTGGGCGGGATCTTATTTTTCCCCACCATGAGAATGAAATCGCCCAGAGTGAGGCGGTAACAGGGGTCTCTTTTGTCCGCTATTGGATCCACAATGGTTTTGTGAATATCGATCAAGAGAAGATGAGTAAGTCCCTTGGGAATATCCGAACAATTCCTGAGATCCTCAAAAAATGGTCCCCTGAGTCCGTGAGGTTATTTCTCCTCTCAACCCATTATCGGAGTCCCCTGAATTTTACTGAAACAAGCCTCTCAGAGGCTGAGGAGGCGGTTCGGCGCGGTTACGAAACACTGCTAAGATTAAAAAAACATCCTGAGGGAGAGACGGCGCTCCCTGAACCCCATCTCTTGAGCCATTTTTCAAAGTATATGGATGACGACTTCAATTCTGCGCAGTTCATTGGCACCCTCTTCAACAAAATCCGTCACCTGAACAGCTGGCTGGACAAAACTCCCGATGTCGAAGCCGAAAGTCGAACAGATTTTTTCGAACAATTAAAAAAAATCGGCTCTATTCTTGGAATTTTTGACAAAGATCCTGAACAATACCTTCAGGCCAAAAAAGAATCTCGTGTATCTACCCTCGGGCTCTCACCTCAAGAGATCGAAAAGAAGATCCTTGCCCGGCAAGAGGCCCGCTCCCAAAAAGATTGGAAGGCGGCCGATGTCATTCGACAAGAACTGGCGCAAAAAGGTGTCGAGCTCAAGGATAACCCTGATGGCACGACAAGTTGGAGCGTCAGAGCAACTCCCCAGTGA
- the yidD gene encoding membrane protein insertion efficiency factor YidD encodes MKNFFPRKFFTKKLPIFLVRGYQFFLSPLMGKECRFYPTCSEFSVEALEKIEFPKSFQIVIKRILCCHPFHAGGYHPVPLP; translated from the coding sequence ATGAAGAATTTTTTCCCCAGAAAATTTTTTACGAAAAAACTCCCAATTTTTCTTGTTCGGGGCTACCAATTTTTTTTGTCTCCCCTTATGGGAAAGGAGTGTCGATTTTACCCCACATGTTCTGAATTTTCAGTGGAGGCCCTGGAGAAGATAGAATTTCCAAAGTCATTTCAAATTGTTATTAAGAGAATTCTCTGCTGCCATCCCTTTCATGCCGGGGGGTATCATCCGGTGCCTCTCCCATGA
- the rpmH gene encoding 50S ribosomal protein L34, with product MSQTFQPSKIKRSRTHGFRKRMRSPGGRRVLKKRRQKKRHRLTVR from the coding sequence ATGAGTCAAACCTTCCAACCTAGTAAAATCAAGCGTTCCAGGACGCATGGCTTTAGAAAGAGAATGCGTTCCCCTGGAGGTCGACGCGTTTTAAAAAAACGACGGCAGAAAAAAAGGCATCGTTTGACGGTGCGATAA
- a CDS encoding CarD family transcriptional regulator yields the protein MALQFKPGDKAVYPAHGVGEVKAVETREISGNKQTFYILSILDNGMTIMVPTQNVKSVGLREIIDEDQVDEVYEILQERDITIDNQTWNRRYREYMDKIKTGSVYEIAEVMRDLSLLKFEKELSFGERKMLDTARSLLIKELAIAQDCSEEEVLKEIQKIFKS from the coding sequence ATGGCGCTCCAATTCAAACCTGGTGATAAGGCAGTCTACCCTGCTCATGGTGTTGGTGAGGTTAAGGCTGTCGAAACAAGAGAAATTTCAGGAAACAAACAAACTTTCTACATCCTTTCTATCCTGGATAACGGGATGACGATCATGGTCCCGACCCAGAATGTGAAGAGTGTCGGGTTGCGTGAGATTATTGATGAAGACCAGGTGGACGAGGTGTACGAAATCCTCCAAGAGCGTGATATTACTATTGATAATCAGACCTGGAATCGACGCTATCGGGAGTACATGGACAAGATCAAGACCGGTTCTGTCTATGAGATCGCCGAGGTCATGAGAGACCTGTCTCTTCTCAAGTTTGAAAAAGAGCTTTCGTTCGGAGAGCGCAAGATGCTCGATACCGCCCGTAGCCTCTTGATCAAGGAATTGGCCATTGCCCAAGACTGCTCCGAAGAAGAGGTCTTGAAAGAGATCCAGAAAATCTTTAAATCCTAA
- the dnaA gene encoding chromosomal replication initiator protein DnaA, producing the protein MSLETISLNLLKEKLKSLTSSPAFLGQIELSSLDETGLIVKVKNKFVRDWIRENYLDLLANESASVLGKKVPVQIVVEEGESEEPVLAAEVVREQIPTIDRSSAIGLNPKYTFDNFVVGSFNQFAHAGGQSICRELGSYNPLFIYGGVGLGKTHLINAIGHSLVSQKKGLRVLYLSGEKFVNELIQCLRYEKMGDFRKKFREGCDVLLMDDVQFIGGKEKSQEEFFHTFNQLHESAKQIILTSDKVPKEIPGLEERLRSRFEWGLIADIQPPDLETRVAILKKKAEQDKIDLPDDVALFLATHITSNIRELEGALIRVNAFASLGHVAITVPFVKEVLKNVLGRIGQVLTVEKVQKVVSEFFGIRVADLTGKRRTRGFANPRQIAMYLCRQHVKASFPEIGSRFGGKDHSTVVHAVTKIKHLIEEDPKLREQILSLEQYLTSQ; encoded by the coding sequence ATGAGTCTGGAAACTATTTCTCTGAATCTTCTAAAAGAAAAGCTAAAAAGCCTTACTAGCTCTCCTGCCTTTCTGGGACAAATCGAGCTCTCATCGCTCGATGAGACCGGCCTGATCGTGAAGGTCAAGAACAAATTTGTCCGGGATTGGATCCGTGAGAATTATCTGGATCTGCTTGCTAATGAATCAGCCTCTGTTCTAGGAAAGAAGGTCCCTGTCCAGATCGTGGTTGAAGAGGGAGAAAGTGAAGAACCTGTGTTAGCGGCAGAAGTTGTTCGGGAACAGATTCCAACGATCGATCGATCATCAGCAATCGGATTAAACCCCAAGTATACCTTTGATAACTTTGTCGTCGGCTCTTTTAACCAATTTGCACATGCCGGTGGTCAATCGATCTGTCGCGAGCTTGGGAGTTATAACCCGCTCTTTATCTACGGGGGTGTCGGTCTTGGGAAGACACACCTCATTAATGCCATCGGACATTCGCTGGTTTCTCAAAAGAAAGGGTTAAGGGTCCTCTATCTTTCAGGTGAGAAATTCGTCAATGAGCTGATCCAATGCCTTCGCTATGAAAAAATGGGGGATTTTCGCAAAAAATTCCGGGAAGGCTGCGATGTCCTCCTCATGGATGACGTCCAGTTCATTGGTGGAAAAGAAAAAAGTCAGGAAGAGTTCTTTCATACCTTCAATCAACTTCATGAATCAGCGAAGCAGATCATCCTGACCTCAGATAAGGTGCCAAAGGAGATCCCTGGCTTGGAGGAACGCCTCCGTTCACGTTTCGAATGGGGATTGATTGCCGATATTCAGCCGCCTGATCTTGAAACGCGTGTCGCTATTCTAAAAAAGAAGGCGGAACAGGATAAGATTGACCTGCCCGATGACGTTGCCCTCTTTCTGGCCACCCACATCACCTCAAATATCCGGGAGCTTGAGGGGGCCTTGATCCGGGTAAACGCCTTTGCCTCCCTCGGCCATGTCGCGATTACCGTCCCTTTTGTCAAAGAGGTCCTCAAAAACGTACTCGGCCGTATCGGTCAGGTTTTGACTGTCGAAAAGGTTCAAAAAGTCGTCTCGGAATTTTTTGGCATCCGAGTTGCCGATCTGACAGGCAAACGACGCACACGAGGTTTTGCCAATCCGCGGCAGATCGCCATGTATCTCTGTCGGCAACACGTAAAGGCCTCGTTTCCGGAGATCGGATCACGATTTGGCGGAAAGGATCATTCGACAGTGGTCCATGCCGTAACGAAAATCAAACATTTGATTGAGGAAGATCCCAAACTCCGCGAACAGATTCTCTCTCTCGAACAATATCTCACAAGTCAGTAA
- the ispD gene encoding 2-C-methyl-D-erythritol 4-phosphate cytidylyltransferase: MDIQAIIPSAGQGRRFGALKQFLDLEGKPLLCHALESFLKSPLITGLCLVVPEPEMEQAREIVDSFSTKKQIKIIAGGATRQDSVARGFDALKPCDLVVIHDGVRPLISTTLIEDVISAARESGASVAGLPVKETTKEVSKEMFVTKTVDRNQLWSIQTPQAFRYPLLKKGFEQAKRDNFTGTDEAMLVERIGAKVKVVEGDPYNIKVTRPQDLEMAKKLLVLRRAKS, translated from the coding sequence ATGGATATTCAGGCGATCATCCCCTCTGCAGGGCAGGGGAGGCGCTTTGGTGCCTTGAAGCAGTTTTTAGATCTCGAAGGCAAACCGCTTCTTTGCCATGCCTTGGAATCTTTTCTGAAGTCTCCCCTTATCACGGGGCTTTGTCTTGTTGTTCCTGAGCCAGAAATGGAACAGGCAAGGGAAATAGTCGACTCGTTTTCTACCAAAAAACAGATCAAGATTATTGCTGGAGGGGCAACACGACAAGACTCTGTGGCACGCGGTTTTGATGCCCTGAAACCTTGCGATCTCGTTGTCATCCATGACGGTGTCAGACCATTGATCTCAACCACCTTGATCGAAGATGTCATCTCTGCGGCACGGGAATCCGGCGCCTCTGTCGCTGGCTTGCCTGTTAAAGAGACCACGAAGGAAGTGTCGAAAGAGATGTTCGTGACTAAAACAGTTGATCGAAATCAGCTCTGGAGTATTCAAACACCACAGGCCTTCCGTTACCCCCTCCTCAAAAAGGGGTTCGAGCAAGCGAAGAGGGACAACTTTACAGGGACAGACGAAGCGATGTTAGTCGAACGAATAGGGGCAAAGGTCAAGGTCGTCGAAGGAGATCCGTATAATATTAAGGTGACTCGTCCTCAAGATCTGGAAATGGCAAAAAAGCTTCTGGTGCTCCGGAGGGCAAAATCATGA
- the ptsP gene encoding phosphoenolpyruvate--protein phosphotransferase translates to MVAQGDNLKTVASVARILQKSHPSENPLAHIVTLVREAMKVDVCSLYLLQGHTLSLVATDGLDPSSVGKVKMKVDQGLTGLAVEKRQPVLVREASLHPRFKYFPETGEEKFHSFAAFPLFDREEIVGVLTIQTIESRDFSASDVEMLKVISFQLAGVIYRLVALETIQTRPRSEGHMERLKGIPVAPGFGIGSCFFLTPGVPPVILIPGKGKKEKPATAWKRLKGAIVKTSSDLLRLEKKLMKRLSKQESDIFYSHRMILSDRSFQKKLKLWIDKGHGPIEAVRDVIAEYIHQLESVDDPHFKERAGDLEDIRQRLMEHLIGGSRLKKKEVLEGVLVAETLVPSDTARLDPKRIQAIVTERGGVTSHAAILARSLGIPAVMGVGGITRHTNPGDILIVDGDSGQVILNPRKEIMQEYERIQDRYVDRLVHLQPLVHMPATTKDGYRVIVEANVGLLAGVKSIRDFGAEGIGLYRTEYPFMIRKKLPNEEEQYQIYLQIVNEAGGLPVTFRTLDAGGDKPVAALDGLSTSEANPFLGYRSIRLCLAQPELLIVQLRALLRASAHGKIKVLIPMISGVEEILQVREIFNKVQTELENENTPFDQKVPLGIMIEVPSAVQMAEILIRYVDFFSIGTNDLIQYTLAVDRNNEKVAAFFEPLHPAVLKSIHKVCEVGRQAGKPVGVCGEMAGDPLLTPLLIGLGVSHLSMIPGNVLQVKNMIRQITLAESQKLVEFVLQASTAAQIRERLLPYQKLLASQSN, encoded by the coding sequence ATGGTCGCTCAGGGCGACAACTTAAAGACTGTAGCCAGTGTCGCCCGGATTCTTCAAAAATCTCACCCTTCTGAAAATCCGTTGGCCCATATTGTCACGCTTGTTCGAGAGGCGATGAAGGTCGATGTCTGTTCGCTCTATCTCCTTCAAGGTCATACCCTTAGTCTTGTGGCGACGGATGGTCTCGATCCCTCCTCAGTCGGTAAGGTCAAGATGAAGGTGGATCAAGGGCTTACCGGTCTCGCAGTTGAAAAGCGCCAACCTGTTTTGGTTCGGGAGGCCTCCCTCCATCCGCGCTTCAAATATTTTCCGGAGACCGGTGAGGAGAAATTTCATTCCTTTGCCGCCTTTCCCCTCTTTGATCGGGAGGAGATCGTCGGTGTTTTGACGATTCAGACTATAGAATCGCGTGATTTTTCTGCCTCGGATGTCGAGATGCTGAAGGTGATCTCCTTCCAGCTTGCTGGGGTTATTTACAGGCTGGTTGCGTTGGAGACGATTCAGACACGCCCCCGATCGGAAGGGCATATGGAGCGGTTGAAGGGGATCCCTGTCGCCCCCGGTTTTGGGATCGGGAGCTGTTTTTTTCTGACACCTGGAGTCCCCCCGGTTATTTTGATCCCTGGGAAAGGGAAGAAGGAAAAACCGGCTACTGCCTGGAAGCGGCTTAAAGGGGCTATTGTTAAAACCTCCTCCGATCTCCTGCGTCTTGAAAAGAAACTGATGAAGCGGCTCTCAAAACAGGAATCGGATATCTTTTATAGTCATCGGATGATTCTCTCCGATCGAAGTTTTCAAAAAAAATTAAAATTATGGATCGATAAGGGGCACGGACCGATCGAGGCGGTTCGGGATGTGATTGCCGAGTACATTCATCAGCTTGAATCGGTCGATGACCCCCATTTTAAAGAGAGGGCAGGAGATCTCGAAGATATCCGGCAGAGGCTCATGGAGCACCTGATCGGGGGGAGTCGTCTAAAGAAAAAAGAGGTCCTCGAGGGGGTTCTTGTAGCCGAGACGTTGGTCCCTTCAGATACCGCTCGGTTGGATCCAAAAAGGATTCAGGCGATTGTTACCGAAAGAGGGGGGGTGACCTCTCATGCCGCTATCCTCGCACGGTCCCTCGGTATTCCAGCGGTTATGGGGGTTGGGGGGATAACACGACACACAAATCCTGGAGATATTTTGATTGTGGATGGCGACAGTGGCCAAGTCATTCTGAATCCCCGCAAGGAGATCATGCAAGAATATGAGAGGATTCAGGATCGCTATGTCGATCGGCTTGTCCACCTCCAACCACTGGTTCATATGCCGGCGACGACCAAGGATGGTTATCGCGTGATCGTCGAGGCGAATGTGGGGCTTTTGGCAGGGGTCAAGTCGATCCGGGATTTCGGAGCGGAGGGGATCGGTCTCTACCGGACGGAATATCCGTTTATGATCCGGAAGAAACTCCCTAATGAGGAGGAGCAATATCAGATCTATTTACAGATCGTGAACGAGGCGGGTGGGTTACCTGTTACCTTTCGGACCCTCGATGCGGGTGGTGACAAGCCGGTAGCGGCACTCGATGGCCTTTCAACTTCGGAGGCGAACCCCTTTTTAGGGTACCGATCGATCCGGCTTTGCCTTGCCCAACCAGAGCTTTTGATTGTGCAGCTTCGGGCCCTTCTGCGGGCCTCGGCCCATGGGAAGATCAAGGTCTTGATTCCGATGATTTCCGGCGTCGAAGAGATTCTTCAGGTTAGGGAGATTTTCAATAAGGTTCAGACAGAGTTAGAGAACGAAAATACCCCCTTTGATCAAAAGGTCCCCTTGGGGATCATGATTGAGGTCCCTTCAGCGGTTCAGATGGCAGAGATCCTGATTCGGTACGTCGATTTTTTCAGTATCGGAACAAATGACCTTATCCAGTATACCTTGGCGGTTGACCGCAATAACGAAAAGGTGGCGGCCTTTTTTGAGCCGCTCCATCCGGCGGTGCTCAAGTCGATCCATAAGGTTTGTGAGGTGGGGCGTCAGGCGGGAAAACCGGTAGGGGTTTGTGGTGAGATGGCAGGCGATCCACTTCTGACTCCCCTCCTGATCGGTTTGGGCGTGAGTCATCTCTCGATGATTCCGGGCAATGTGTTACAGGTGAAGAATATGATTCGTCAAATCACGCTGGCGGAGAGCCAAAAGCTCGTCGAATTTGTCTTACAGGCCTCAACCGCTGCCCAGATTCGCGAGAGACTCCTCCCCTATCAAAAACTTCTTGCCTCTCAGTCTAACTAA